The genomic window AAGGCACTAAAATAATAGGTTTGAAAATGTTGTTTTTTGCATTGGCTGTTTTGTAGTCTCTCGCATCTATAGGCATTTCAATTGTTATGTAGCCTTGTTTAGATACTTTAAAGGAATATTTTTCTGATTCATTTAATCTAGTTTTTAGATTGTATAATCCCAAGATATTCGAACTGATTATTTCTAGTGTCTTACCATCCTTTACCAATTCTATTGTTACATCGTCCAACTCCTCATCTTCATCATCGGTAACATCTCCTACAATAGTAAATTGTCGTTGTTGGTTTGCTAGAGCCTTTTGCCCCGATTTTAGTGCAATTATTTTTGCATCGGTTTCTGCTTTTATTTCTTTTTTGTGGTTAAACTCTCCTTTAAAAGTAGAAGTAGTTGTTGCTAAAACATTCGATACATCTTTCAATTGAACTGTAGAGCCAGCAATTGGCAAGTCTTTCATTATGCCGCTCGTGTCTCTCATTTCTTGTTTAAGAATTCCTTCTACATAAATACTTTTTGATTTTGGTTCTATGTTCAAATCTAAATAAGACTGTGTCGTATTTCGAGTAAAATCAAAATCTATTTTGTTGTACGGGAAACCATCTTTACGAATAGAAATAGTATAAAGCTTGCTTTGCTCAGGAGTAAACGTGTAATAGCCATTTTTAGAGGGAATGGAGACATCTTTTTTAGTTGTGTTGTCAACCAGTTTGTAGCGTAATCCGTCAAACATAGAGTTGTCGGCTATTTTAAAGCTTCCTCCATCCACAATAATTTTTATAGGTTCAAATTCCGAGAATGCATACACATCTTCTAGACCTTTAGAATCAAACCTGTCGGAGCTTAAAAGACCTTGTCTATAATTCCTGTCCATTACAAAACTAAAATCATCGCCAATAGAGTTAATTGGAGGTTGAAGATTTGTTACCGATGTCCAAGTGTCGTTTACTAGCTTGGCTTGAAATACATCTAGTTTTCCCATGCCCGGATGTGCGTCCGATGAAAAATAAATTGTTTTTGAATCGTATAGAAAGGGAAAGAGTTCATGCCCAAATGTATTTACTTTGTCGCCCAAATTTGTTGGAGTACTCCAGTTTCCATCGCTTTGTTTTTCTGTTTTGTAAATATCTGTAGCGCCTTTACCTCCGGGCATATCAGACATAAATACTATTGTTTTTCCATCCGGAGAAATACTTGGATGTGCCACAGAATATTTGGTGCTATTAAATGAAAACGCACTTGCCGGTTCGCTCCATCCTTCGGGAGTTTTATGACTTTCCATTATTTGTAAAACTTTTACAACCACATCTTTGTTTGGGTCGCGTTCTCCTTTTACGGTTCGTGTAAAATAAATGGTGTCTCCGGAAGTTGTAAATGCAGCAGGGCCCTCGTGCATATAGGTACTAAGTTTACCTGCCTCAAAAGGTGTTACACGCAAAGAGTCTTTAGATACACTTAAGTCCACATAATAAAAATCTAAAGACGGATTGTTTGCGCCTCCATCAAACGAAATAAGCTTTTTTTTGCTTCCTGGGCGTGAAGAACAAAATACAATTCCTTTCTTATACAAGATTGCAGAAAATTCCGAATGCTCGGTATTTATAAACTCAAGATTCTTTACCTCGTTTCCAATGTTTGCATCTAGCCACTGTTGAGCGAGTTTACAAGATTCAATATAAACCGAACCCATTGGATCTTCGGGTTTTAATTGTGCATATTTTTTAAATTCTTCGGAGGCTTCTTGGTATTTAGAGCTAGCCTTTAACGACAAGGCATAATTTAAAACATGATTTGGATTTTTTTTAGCACGCTGTACTAGTTTTTTGTAAATAATTTCTGCATCTGCAAATTCTCCCAATAAACGGTAGCAATCAGCCAGTTTCTCGGTAGCTTCTTCTTTGCTTTTGGTGTCGCCATTTTCCATTTCTGTTTTAAAGTATGGAATAGCTTCTTTAAACATATTTCTGTCGAAATAGGCATTTCCTTTCGTTAGATTTTTTTGCGCTAATCCGGAAAGCGAGAATACGCAAGCAAAGAATATTGTTAATAGTAAAAATTTTCTCATAGCAGTTAATAGATATAATATCTAGGATGAATTTCTTTATCGCGAGCAGGTGGCAATAATTTTTTTCTGTACGTAAATAAAATTTCGTGTGTCCCATTTTGGTAGGAAGCTAGTTTGCTGGTTGTATAGTCGAAAGCGTATCCAATGCGAAATTGGTCTTTAATTTGTAGTTCTACCATTGCCACAATTGCTTCGTTTACGCGGTAGGTTGCACCTACTGCAATTAGTTGTTTTATCAAAGCTTTGGCGTTCAAGTCAATTTGAATGGGCACCGGACTTACATGTTTGATTAGCATAGATGGCTCGAAGCGTAGGTCTTCGTTTTTCCCGAAATTACCTCCAACCACAACATAATTGTGATTCCAAAGTCTTGACACCAGACTTCTTCCGTAATCAGGAGTAAAATTTAATTCGCTTTTAATTAATTGAAAAGAACTCCATCCAATAAAAAAAGATTTGGTTTGGTAATACAATCCAACAGATGCATCCGGAACCATTTTGTTTTGTGTATTTGCAGATATTGCGTTGTCAACCGCATCGTGGCGAACTAAATTGGTAAAATCAATTTTTTGATTGATTAATCCAGCTTCTAAACCAACTGATAATCGACCATTGCCTAATCCGATATAATACGAAAACATGCCTGCAAAAGAAGTGGTAGCTATAGTAGCCACTTTATCGTTTACAACTTTTAATCCTAGTCCAATATTTTTCTTTTGTATGGGTGCATGAAAAGTTAGAAATTGAGTAGTAGGAGCGCCTTCAATACCGGTAAATTGTTTACGGTAAGCCAGTGTTGAATTAATGTAAGGAATTGTTCCTGTATAAGCAGGATTGATAATTGCCTTGTCAAACATATACTCACTGTATCTTGGTAATTGTTGTGCATTTATGCTAAGTACAAAGCCCAAGCACAACAATAATCCTATCCATTTTATATTCTTCATAATAATATCGTTAGTCAAATTAATTATTTTTAATTCTGTTATTTATGCTTGCTATCTGTGTATTACAACAAACCCAACAAATTTTTTATCGTAATTACCTCCTAAATCAAGCACATAATAATACGACCCTTCGGACAATTCATTATTACTGTTGTCTGTTCCTGTCCAAGTATTTAAATATGGAGATTGGCTGTAAACCAATTGCCCCCAACGGTTGTATATCA from Bacteroidota bacterium includes these protein-coding regions:
- a CDS encoding carboxypeptidase regulatory-like domain-containing protein, translated to MRKFLLLTIFFACVFSLSGLAQKNLTKGNAYFDRNMFKEAIPYFKTEMENGDTKSKEEATEKLADCYRLLGEFADAEIIYKKLVQRAKKNPNHVLNYALSLKASSKYQEASEEFKKYAQLKPEDPMGSVYIESCKLAQQWLDANIGNEVKNLEFINTEHSEFSAILYKKGIVFCSSRPGSKKKLISFDGGANNPSLDFYYVDLSVSKDSLRVTPFEAGKLSTYMHEGPAAFTTSGDTIYFTRTVKGERDPNKDVVVKVLQIMESHKTPEGWSEPASAFSFNSTKYSVAHPSISPDGKTIVFMSDMPGGKGATDIYKTEKQSDGNWSTPTNLGDKVNTFGHELFPFLYDSKTIYFSSDAHPGMGKLDVFQAKLVNDTWTSVTNLQPPINSIGDDFSFVMDRNYRQGLLSSDRFDSKGLEDVYAFSEFEPIKIIVDGGSFKIADNSMFDGLRYKLVDNTTKKDVSIPSKNGYYTFTPEQSKLYTISIRKDGFPYNKIDFDFTRNTTQSYLDLNIEPKSKSIYVEGILKQEMRDTSGIMKDLPIAGSTVQLKDVSNVLATTTSTFKGEFNHKKEIKAETDAKIIALKSGQKALANQQRQFTIVGDVTDDEDEELDDVTIELVKDGKTLEIISSNILGLYNLKTRLNESEKYSFKVSKQGYITIEMPIDARDYKTANAKNNIFKPIILVPSGEKKSEEIRMEEIFSGPKTATTTPVIKKEQGTPIAVTGSVKDNEENPVKGAQITITENNNVIGKKTSDENGNYTFTVQSGSDYVATATGKGFFQNDVKINTQGSKVSSMNIEHKMSAIVLNKTIRMDNIYYDYNKITLRYESVNMLDNLVNFMVSNPSLVIELSSHTDERGSDEYNQNLSEGRALNTAKYLFLKGIAQNRVVYKGFGETRPVKRNASTEEEHQLNRRTEFKVIKQ
- a CDS encoding type IX secretion system membrane protein PorP/SprF, yielding MKNIKWIGLLLCLGFVLSINAQQLPRYSEYMFDKAIINPAYTGTIPYINSTLAYRKQFTGIEGAPTTQFLTFHAPIQKKNIGLGLKVVNDKVATIATTSFAGMFSYYIGLGNGRLSVGLEAGLINQKIDFTNLVRHDAVDNAISANTQNKMVPDASVGLYYQTKSFFIGWSSFQLIKSELNFTPDYGRSLVSRLWNHNYVVVGGNFGKNEDLRFEPSMLIKHVSPVPIQIDLNAKALIKQLIAVGATYRVNEAIVAMVELQIKDQFRIGYAFDYTTSKLASYQNGTHEILFTYRKKLLPPARDKEIHPRYYIY